The Saccharomyces mikatae IFO 1815 strain IFO1815 genome assembly, chromosome: 15 DNA window cttgttttctttatgCAAAGTAAAATGTATAAAATCTTTACTGGAGCCATATCCCCAGTTTTCCACGCCATTAGCGTCCTTAGTTTggtttatcttttcttgtttattGGTCCTTGAATTTCTGCTGGATCTTGCAATCTTAAAAGTGTTAGTATCAGTAGTTACCGATTCTAATTCATTGTCAAAGGCTTGACGCAACAACTGATGAATTTTAGTTCTAACGGATTtatcttcaaaactttttaCCGTTTCCATCTTATTGGCAATGCGGTAAACGCATTCAATCTTAAGTACATCATCTTCACCAAATATTTCTACCAATTCCTTTCTCAATTCAGGGTCAACTTCGAATACTTGTCTCCTGGCCGCTTcagcttctttttctgcaCTGGTCTCTTCTTTAGAGCGTTGAGGTTTCTTTGGCATTTTAAATCCTTTATCTGTTAAGTGAATGACATTGCCTTCTTGATCTATTTCGTTGACCAAAAAGTCAGTATACCGTTGCTTGATCTGGCCTCTAAATCCTGGCAAGTCTGGAGATAAAAACAAAGTAATACCAACATCTGCTTCATGAATACCGCTATCTATCAGGATGCGTTGGCcgattttttgtttctttgtAGCATTTTCAGGTGAGTCCGCATGAGTATCAAGGGATCTCTTCACAGTAGCATCTAAGAAGTCAGACATGGTATGCAAATGTGATTGTTTGGCTCTTTCGAGAAAGACAAACTAATAGTACTTAATCGATGAGCGATGTGTGCTGCTTTCTTGTTTTAAATACAATGacggaaaatttttcaaaatactacccgcttttcaaaaaagaacagtAATGATCGGCagaataataatagcaaGGAAATATTGGCAAAAACTGTATACTTTGATGAAGATTATAGgagagcaagaaaaaatccCGATCCTTTTTGAAAGTCTtatttgttattattacagCATTTctgcaaagaaaatcacCGATGTCCCATGAcggagaagaagaacctGGAATATCCAGAAAGATAAACTCAGTAgatgatattattatcaaatgTCAATGTTGGGTCGAAAAGAACGATGAAGAACGTCTAGCTGAAATTTTATCGATAAACACAAGAAAATTACCACCAAAATTTTATGTTCACTATGTTAATTACAATAAGCGTTTGGATGAGTGGATTACCACTGACAGAATAAACCTCGATAAAGAAGTGCTATATCCGAAACTAAAGACAGCTGATGATGAGGAGAACAAGaggcaaaagaaaaaaaagacaacaACTGCCAATGCTACACTGCAAGAGCCGTTAAAGGACGGTGTAGATGGTATCTCAAGAGAAAGCACAGATGTTATGGATTTAGATAATCTTAATGTACAAGGGATAAAAGATGAGAATATATCACACGAggatgaaatcaaaaaacttAGGACCTCTGGTTCAATGACACAAAATCCACATGAGGTAGCGCGAGTTAGAAACCTGAATCGAATTGTTATGGGAAAGTATGAAATTGAACCGTGGTATTTCTCCCCATATCCTATTGAATTAACTGATGAggattttatttatattgACGATTTCACACTACAGTACTTTGGATCTAAGAAACAATATGAGCGttacagaaaaaaatgcacATTAAGACATCCACCAGGAAATGAAATTTACCGAGACGATTatgtttcattttttgaaatcgATGGCAGGAAGCAAAGAACATGGTGCCGTAATTTGTGCTTGCTTTCTAAGCTTTTCCTAGATCATAAAACATTGTATTACGACGTTGATCCATTCTTATTCTACTGTATGACAAGACGAGATGAATTGGGTCATCACCTGGTGGGATATTTCTCCAAGGAAAAAGAATCTGCAGATGGTTACAATGTCGCAT harbors:
- the ESA1 gene encoding NuA4 histone acetyltransferase complex catalytic subunit ESA1 (similar to Saccharomyces cerevisiae ESA1 (YOR244W); ancestral locus Anc_8.673), yielding MSHDGEEEPGISRKINSVDDIIIKCQCWVEKNDEERLAEILSINTRKLPPKFYVHYVNYNKRLDEWITTDRINLDKEVLYPKLKTADDEENKRQKKKKTTTANATLQEPLKDGVDGISRESTDVMDLDNLNVQGIKDENISHEDEIKKLRTSGSMTQNPHEVARVRNLNRIVMGKYEIEPWYFSPYPIELTDEDFIYIDDFTLQYFGSKKQYERYRKKCTLRHPPGNEIYRDDYVSFFEIDGRKQRTWCRNLCLLSKLFLDHKTLYYDVDPFLFYCMTRRDELGHHLVGYFSKEKESADGYNVACILTLPQYQRMGYGKLLIQFSYELSKKENKVGSPEKPLSDLGLLSYRAYWSDTLITLLVEHQKEITIDEISSITSMTTTDILHTAKTLNILRYYKGQHIIFLNEDILDRYNRLKAKKRRTIDASRLIWKPPVFTASQLRFAW